Within Candidatus Rubrimentiphilum sp., the genomic segment ACTGCCGGAGATCGATCTCGCCGAGGTCGATACGTCGACCACCCTGTTCGGCCGCAAGCTCGGTGCTCCGATTCTTATCTCGTGCATGACCGGCGGGACGGAAGAAGCCCGGGCCATCAACCATGTTCTCGCAAAGCTCGCGCAGGAACGTGGCCTTGCGATGGGACTCGGTTCGGCGCGCGCACTGCTGGAACGGCCGGAGCTCATCGAAACGTTTGACGTGCGATCCGCTGCGCCCGACGTCTTGCTCTTCGCAAACCTCGGAGCGGTGCAACTCAACAAAGGCTACGGAGCCAGCGACTGCCGGCGTTTGCTGGATCTCTTGCGGGCCGACGCGCTGGTGTTGCATTTGAACGCGATTCAGGAAGCCGTGCAGCCCGCCGGCGATACGTGCTTTCGCGGATTGCTCGAAAAGATCGAAGAGCTGTGCGACGCGTTGAAAGCGCCGGTCATCGTAAAAGAAGTTGGCTGGGGCATCGCGCCCAAAGAAGTGCGCGCGCTTTTTAAAGCCGGCGTGGCGGCGGTGGACTTAGCGGGCGCCGGTGGAACCTCGTGGAGCGAAGTCGAGCGGCACCGCATCGAAGAGCCATGGCGCGCAAGCGTCGCGGGCGCGTTTGCCGGCTGGGGAATTCCCACGGCCGAATGCTTGCGCGCAGCTCGCAAGGCGCAGCCGAAGGGGATCCTGATTGCGAGCGGCGGCATTCGCAGCGGGCTCGACGTCGTGAAAGCCATAGCGCTTGGCGCCGATCTCGTTGGAATCGCCGGGCCATTCTTGCGCGCGGCGGCGAAAGGTTCGCAAGCGGTTGACGATTTAGCTCGCGAGTACATCGAGGTGCTGCGGATCGCAATGTTCGGATTGGGCGAACGTACGCTGAACGACTTGCGCCGGACGAAGAGGCTGAGGCGAGCAGGTGAAGAGCTGTGACGAGCGCCGACGCGTACTGCCGCGAGCTGGCGACCAAGCATTACGAAAACTTCGCGGTGGCTTCGTGGTTTGTGCCGTCGGATCTGCGCTTGGATCTCATGCGCTTTTACGCGTTTTGCCGCACGACCGACGATCTCGGAGACGAAAGCCCCTCAAGGGAGTCCGCGCTCGCGGGTTTGGCGCGTTGGCGCGAAGAGACCGAAGCGCTATTCGCGGGCAAGGAGCCGGCGCACCCGGTACTGATAGCGTTGCGCGAAACGATCGCGCGTCATGGGTTGGAGGCGCAGCCGTTTTTGGATTTGATTTCGGCCAACGTGCAGGACCAAACCGTGCACTCGTATCAGGCGTGGCCGGAACTCCTTGGATACTGCATGCTGTCGGCGGCGCCGGTTGGCCGAGTGGTCTTGAAGATCTTCGGTCTGCACGACGGCGCGGCGCGAAAACTCTCCGACGACGTCTGCATCGGTTTGCAGCTGGCTAACCACGCGCAAGATGTGAGCCGAGATGTAAAGATCGGGCGCTCGTACCTGCTGCAAGAAGACGTCGACACAAGCGGCGTGCATGGGGCGGTGCGGGCGCTGGTCGAACGCGCCCGGGCGCTCTTGGCGTCGGGCGAGAGTCTCGAAGCGATGACTCGCGGCGCCCTGCGCTTGCAGCTCGCGCTCTATCGCCTGGGAGGCTTGGCGATTTGCGACGCGATCGAGCGCATCCAGTTCCGCACGGATGTAACGCGGCCGTCGGTATCGAAGGCGACGAAGGTGGCGCTTTTGATTCGGGCGGCGATTGCTTTGGCCCAGCGCAACGGCAGGACAGAGTGCTGAACGCGCTCGCAGTCGAGCAGGAGGCCGAGCGTTTCTGCCGCGAGATGGCGCGCCGCGAGGCCAAGAATTTTTACTGGGGATTCATATCGCTGCCGCATGAGCAGCGTATTGCGATCTATTCGCTTTACGATTTTGCCCGCCAGGTTGACGACGAAGTCGACAGCGCGCCGCGCCCGGAACTGATTCCGCAACGCTTGTCGGCGCAACGCGAACGCGCGAGCGCTGCGGAACATTCGCCCGAGGCCGATCCCGTCATGTACGTCTTGTCGCGGGCGGTCGAGCGCTACAACATTCCGCAAGCTGAACTGCAAGCACTGATCGACGGAGTCGAACAGGACTTCACGCGCACGCGTTACGCGACGTGGCCCGAGCTGCGCGAATACTGCACGCTCGTCGCATCGATCGTCGGCCGCATGTGCGTCCGCATCTTCGGGTTTGACGATCCCGAAGCGCTCGACCGTGCCGACGATTTGGGTCTTGCTCTTCAGATGACCAACATTCTGCGCGACGTACGCGAAGACGCCGGGATGGGACGCGTCTACCTGCCGCAAGAAGATTTGCAACGCTTCGGGGTCTCCGAAGACGATTTGCTGCGCGGCGAGCCGG encodes:
- a CDS encoding squalene/phytoene synthase family protein codes for the protein MTSADAYCRELATKHYENFAVASWFVPSDLRLDLMRFYAFCRTTDDLGDESPSRESALAGLARWREETEALFAGKEPAHPVLIALRETIARHGLEAQPFLDLISANVQDQTVHSYQAWPELLGYCMLSAAPVGRVVLKIFGLHDGAARKLSDDVCIGLQLANHAQDVSRDVKIGRSYLLQEDVDTSGVHGAVRALVERARALLASGESLEAMTRGALRLQLALYRLGGLAICDAIERIQFRTDVTRPSVSKATKVALLIRAAIALAQRNGRTEC
- the fni gene encoding type 2 isopentenyl-diphosphate Delta-isomerase, producing MEETVADGTVARKADHVRINLEGDVNAKGVGSGFDEYRFVNCALPEIDLAEVDTSTTLFGRKLGAPILISCMTGGTEEARAINHVLAKLAQERGLAMGLGSARALLERPELIETFDVRSAAPDVLLFANLGAVQLNKGYGASDCRRLLDLLRADALVLHLNAIQEAVQPAGDTCFRGLLEKIEELCDALKAPVIVKEVGWGIAPKEVRALFKAGVAAVDLAGAGGTSWSEVERHRIEEPWRASVAGAFAGWGIPTAECLRAARKAQPKGILIASGGIRSGLDVVKAIALGADLVGIAGPFLRAAAKGSQAVDDLAREYIEVLRIAMFGLGERTLNDLRRTKRLRRAGEEL
- a CDS encoding squalene/phytoene synthase family protein, producing the protein MLNALAVEQEAERFCREMARREAKNFYWGFISLPHEQRIAIYSLYDFARQVDDEVDSAPRPELIPQRLSAQRERASAAEHSPEADPVMYVLSRAVERYNIPQAELQALIDGVEQDFTRTRYATWPELREYCTLVASIVGRMCVRIFGFDDPEALDRADDLGLALQMTNILRDVREDAGMGRVYLPQEDLQRFGVSEDDLLRGEPGGSWDELVAFETRRTRELFESGYGVLRFIPRRAAACVQTMAGIYERILEKIERDPRLPLRERAALSNGEKLRVVVSSWLRPG